TTGGTATGCAATAATGTTGACATTTTAGGCATCCAGCTGCATGCATTGTTGACCTCAGTGAATGAGGAAAACAAACGGTATTTCAACTATTTTAAGATTGCTATACAGAGAGAAAATTCCTTTCTATACACCTCTTCatagatatacagtactgtagttCAGAAAGCACCTAATCAGCACTACACTAGGGTATTTTAATACCCTGTGTACACCTGCTGTATAACGGGTGAAacattgtttctttttgtttcttttgcttGTTGCTTTTGCCTCTGTTTTCCCACAAAATGCATTCCAAAAAGTTAGAATGGCACTAACATaggccataataataataacgataatgagaataaaacaataaaagataGAACATTATGTGTGAAAACTAAACGATTTGGTGCAATGGATATGAAAACTTTACACCCTCTTATTGACATTGTAGGTTTTTGTTATGTAAAGCCAGAAATCAAGATAAAATCCTGTCAGACATTTTCACCTTCAAAAACTAAATTGAAGTGTAACTTTAAGACCTTTGGAGGGTAATCTTGCTCTTGGCAAACGTCCCTGTTTTCTCCACTTATTGATACACCTCTCCTGATCAGTACCTTTGGACAATAAGATTCCACTGAGGTTCTGTCAACTCCTTGCAAACCATGGTTATATAGTACCAGTATGATGGTATCAAGGAAATCCTACaagaaatgatttttatttagggTAAATCAGAATCACTTTTATTGATGGCAACTTTATGCTACTTACCTTTGACCATAATTTTTAATGAATGGTTATCTCTGAACGCAGTTATAGTGCCCATTATAAAAAGGTGTGCATACAgtggtttttttatttcagtaatttCCACTAATAattatctatttgtttttctctttgttgGATTCAAGGTCATATTAAATATAAGAGTGTCTACAATTTTCCCCGTTTTACAGGTGAGGATTCTGCGACTCCGCAGTCGCATCCTATCTCAGCGTGGCTCGCTGGGGAAAACTTTGCTGCGGGTGGTGGCCAGGGAAAAAGAGAACCAGGGAAATGGCAGTGTACTGCAAACGTTGATACTGCGGTGAGTCACACCCCATACGGTTCTAGGTGGAATTAGCTAATGATTAGCCAGGCACAAGTAAATACTGTTCTGGGGGAAAACATGTTGTTTGAACAGCTTAATGTTGGACGATTAAGGGAATGATGTATGCAAATAATACGATTCAGTAACAATAGCAGCCGGAATTAAATAGTACCTGTTAGTCCtcttattttaaatgattaaatatgtgTTGATTATATTTAATCATTAATTATGAACTTACGATAACTCTGCGTTGTCTGTGCTTGAGGAGATTAGGAATGAGAGAGCACTGCCAGATCTAGTAATGGTCTTTCCTGTGTGCAGTGTATACAGTGGAGCCATCACAGTCAgatctgtgtgtctgtatgtgtttgCAGTCTGCCAGGTGGAGTCACCATAGCCAGATTCATGGGATTCTGTGATAAGTCATGCCTGGCCTGTGGGAAAGCTGTGAAGGTCGAAAACAGTTCGGATGTGTACACCTGCTCTACTCAAAACTGCACAGGTCATCTTAGTATTCATGTTAAAGGAAATATTGCCTTTAATATCACAGTCTGCGTATACCCGACCTCAATCATATGGAGTTTAAACATTTTGCTTTAGTATTCAGAGGATCCAGAAGGCCTTGATTTGATTAGCttgatgttttaatttatgcTTGGAAATAAAGAACAGGAGATAGTAGATAGATACCATCAGCTTGAGTATACAGTATGAAGTATAGCTCTCAAAACTCTGTGTTTGAATATACTCTTTTGTTTTCAGGGTGTTTCTGCATGCAGTGCTTCAGGGTAATGGGGAACATCTGTGCTGTCTGTATGGGCCCCCTGACATTCCAAGAAGACTCTGAATATGAGCTGTGAGTCAACTGTTATTGAACTTAACACAAGCCAACACGTAGCTAAAGCTGAAGTTTACAGTTGGTGCACGACACCAGAAGGAAAACAAATCAGAATGTTGAAACCACATTTCAACATTACATTTCAAAGATCCTTGACCATATATTAATTTAACCAGTTATGGACAAACTAACACTGTTTCAGCAAAATATATTCCTATTAGGATTTTATCTTTTTGTGGTGATGCCATTGACAAATTGAATGGGCATATAACAATAAGTAAATagctctcatgcacacacagtgtacagtgtTGGCTTTTGTATGCTTTTGTATGACTCTGTATTATTATAGGTTATACTACAATGATACTGCTTCATTCCTCAGTATTATAAGTGGCAAAATTATTGTTTGAAATATATAGATAAGTGTGCTATTTGAGTTCATTCAAGGTGACATGGTAGCACAGCTCCAATGTCCTTAGTTCGATCCTTAGCCGTGCTTtttgtctgtgtggggtttctgtgaatgttctctccgtgtccatgtgggttttcccaaggttctctggtttcatcggattggttatgctaaattgcccctaaatGATTGTGCATATGTGCAAGCAGGGGCACAGTTAGGCAGCACTAGGCAAAGGCAGGCAACTGCTTTGGGCCCCCAGAAGCCAAGGACCacctaaaaagaaaaattatatatatttttaattattaatgcaaaATAATGTATGCTGAAAATATAACATTGATGATATATCACTGAAATGATTCATATCACTGTTATTTCAGCAGCACCTTTCCCCAACCCCATTTGAATAGGGCCCTATTCCTATTTTTTGACTAGGGCCCCTAAATCCACCCGTGTGTACGAGTGCACTATGCCATGCGAAGGACTGGCATTGTACTTACAGTAAGGTATGTCCCCACCTTGGACCCAGTGCCTGGGATGGGTTCTAGATCCATGAACCTGATCAGAACAAAGtccttactaaagatgaatgaatgtatgaatgaatgagttaaTTTAGTCAAGAGAAGGCAACAGTTAAAACTGTGTTAGGACCAGACATGTGCTACCATTTAAATGAAACACATGGTATCACAGAGACTCCAGTGATGAGGAGCAAGTGAATCTGTGGGAGGTGGCTATGACATCACCACACATCAGTCAAAATGCTGACAGGATGAGGCTGATGAGGAGGAACCCTGTAAATACTGAGGACCTGAGTGATTCACACACCAGCAACTCTGAGCTCAGGTAGTGAAGTCACTTTAGCACTCTACACAGAATGTACACCATATCAGATCATGTTATATGAcctttatattttcatgtgtgtgtgtatttcattgACAGAGCCAGTGAAGACCAGTGAGATAACTTATATGCACCAAAGCTTGAAAACATAGTTTGAGACCTGTGCAAGACAGAAGCCACTCAATCACCTTCCAGTACAAATCCAGCATTTATTACTTTAACCCAATAATTGTATAAAAGCATGCTCATCactgtattgtttgtgttttcattgcgaaacctttaaaaaaaaaaaaaaattattgtttttcAGATGTACTATGAGAATGTGGTCGAGCTGGTTGGGTGTTGAGTTATTGCTCTACTTTTTCATGGCCAGCGGCTTTGTGGAATTCTCGGTATGGGCGCCTCTGCACTAAAACAATAGCTCAGGATGTCCAAATGCATCTTAGGATCTTCTGCTTGTGCTCTGAcatggcagaaaaaaaacatcacaaacaaTTCGTGCTAACACACAAAACTTACCATTGACCATTTTAGCACGAGAGACGATTCGTTGCCTCCTTCCTTTGAACTatttcactgtttgtctttttgttgttgttattgttgtttctcCGACATTTTTCTGGAAAGCCAGTCAACTAAATTGTAAATTGTGAACATAAGTTTCCTATTATCAACGGGACTAACAGAAAATCTTAattcacataaataaaataatagtatAAATCAACGAATCTAAGGACCTACTCTGACGCGCTTGACTTTGAATCAAAGGAATCAGAACCCggacacacagtacacaacatTATTCTAATAGGATGATTCAAAAGAATCGACTCAGCTAAATGACTCGAGAAGCCCGTCATTAAGGACTGACGTGGAAGGAAGATAAGGGGACTCTCCACACGCAGGGCGGTGAGAAAACACCGTCACTGAACTTTACTCACGTAGTTCCCTTCGACATCAGGAGACTAAACGGACGGAATGGCACCAAAGGTAAATgactgtagttttttttctttcattgcgATAACATATTTGCAGTTGCATGCttgaaatgatttataaacTAGTTTTCCATGTCAGTGTGCTCAGCACTTTGGAACTGACTATAGTCTTTGATCAGAGTGAATTCCTAGAGTGGATCATGAGAAATCGTTGTATACGTAGCTATGTACAGTTTGAAACTTGTAATCCAGGATGACCTTTAGAATTATGTTCACCTGTAATGCATGCTATGGCAAACTGCATAAACagccaaattcattgctttagatTTGCTTGTGTAAAGCAATCACTTCATAATAATCCCCAAGGTAGCTACTCATAGGCTTTTCTTAACAATTAGTTTAAAAGAATTATTTCTATAATATGATGTTGTCCTCAGAAAGCTTGCTTTCCATGCAATAGGGAATCACATATAATATTGTTCGAACAAAACCTGAGATCTTAAATCACCTTATGGCAGATTTCTACTACTATGACCATACCAGAGTTCAGATTGGTTGCTGGCCAACGCCCATACAGTAAATAGTATCGCTTTGTTGCAAACACCCTAGCCCAACCTGATGTAACTGCTTCCTGAGTTTCATTGTCTAGGTTCAGTTACCTGGTTAGGTAAAGAGGACCTTCCCCCTGATCATGGTACATGCTGTGAGTAACATGGCAAGAAGGAATGAATCCTGTTTTACATCAGTGCATAAGAACCCAGCTTTGACTATTTGGAAAAGGCCAGGATCATGTCAAAATCAAGTTTGAACATTGTTTTCAGCATTACTGCTGGaaaatttttgtcttttaaaaacTCAGTAGTTCAGGTTCAAGACACATTAAAAGATTATACAGTAGCACAGAGAGCTTATCCAACACCAGAAGAATTTGGGGTATGACCCGAGAACAGCTGTTAATCTTTTAGGCATTCTTCTGAGCAAGCTACAAAAGTTACTGTGGCTAAAATTTAAAGTAAAGCATCACAGTGCTTTACGATATGCAATCTCACAGAATCAGACAGCACCCTAAACCAGTTACTGATCTAGAAAGGTTTTCATTCAAGTTTAAATGCAGTATGTAGAattaaccgtgtgtgtgtgtgtgtgtgtgcgtgtgtgtgtgtgcgcgcgtgcgtgcgtgcgtgtgtgtggagtatgtGGAATCCCTATGGTGCTAAATTCCTTCTACCGCTTCATACTgaaaatatatgtatacacgTTACATGATGGtattattttgttatgttgTACCAAAAGCAATGTGAAATCTTcctgttgttatttattatacaattaACACCAGgcttattatttctttttatttgtactACAAAGTCTAATAATTCTATGATGCTTATCCACTTTATAAatgatatcttagcaagtgaagatatccaaaaaaaaagttatctaatatttgtcattatgagattattataacacatAGTAGACACATAGTAGCTTACTCCTAGACATGTGACTTACTCCTACTTATTTCAAGCTTAAATTGACTTATtttattggcagatcattttgcttatttctagaaataaatgcttgaaataagcaAAATGATGTGCCAATAGAATAAGCTCATTGCAAGCTTTAAATGAGCAACAAAATATATCTAGAACTAAGCTAAcaatcttatatttgtttaaagacAATATAATGAAGAGAACTATTCATTGAATTTGTCTAtattcaacatatttttatttgctaAGCTATAATTTTTGGAAGTGTATTATTGCTGTTCTAAATTGAAACTAAAACCATGCTAACTCTAAATACTGCTTCACAAGTTATAAATGTGGAAACTGTAGTAGCACTAACTATAGTGTGGCATTTTAAAATACTCCTTCTTTTCTTTAGTACACAGATCTAGAACTGGCCATCAACACCATAGTAACCCAGTTCCACGAAGCCTCTGCTAATGACGGTGCCACTCTGACAGTAGAGGAGTTCCAGGGCATGCTTTCCAAAGAACTGCCTACAGTGGTAGGTAGCATTTACCACAGTAAGCTCTCATTCTCCTGATTACAAGGAAGATCTGATTACAAACTTTCTAGCAAAGGATTGCGATCCATGCAAGACGCTCAAAATGGACTTGCTGTTGTCTCAGCTGTATTCAGCAAATATGTGAGCTAACAAACCACTTCATGAATATGACCAGAGTAAAGCTTTATTTGCTTCTTTAACAGACTCCCAAGGACCAGGAAGATCTTACCAAGATGTTGAAGGAGATGGATGTGACAGAGGGGCAAGGTGTCACCTTTGAGAACTTTTGGAAGCTGGTGAATTCCCTTGCCAGCACTCAGTTTGGGCTGCTTCAGAAAGACAAAAGTGTTAAATGCGCTTGCCTGTTACTCTGAAAACCAGGCAAGTGAATAACCTAAGCAAAGAGTTCCCACCAGCCCCTCCCACTCCATGTAGGTGTAATGCTATCACAGCAGGCTCCTGTTCAGACTTCCTCTGCCTTATCATTAAAATGTTATCAGATTCTCTAGATAAAATCTCAGCCACACCTGTAACTGAATGGCGAAACACTGCCAACATTGTAAGAGTCACATACACATGACTGACAAATATGTGAAGAAGCAGCTTTTATATTTACTAATATGCTTTGGTGCTGCAGGTTTGTTGGTTACATGTTTCCGATTTAACCTTCTCATCATAATATTTTTGTACAATGATGATATCTGCAATAATTATTATGTTGTATGACACTGTTTTTTGACAACTGTCTCTTTTATACATACTAATACACTTTTGTACCatggtaaaataataaataggtATGTAAAGTAATACAAATGTTGGCATCCAGTAAAATGGCaagaaaatatattgaaataaatacagaaacattCAGTGAGTGAGTAAAATGTACTTGCATGCAGTTCTGGGTTAACCTTGTTAAGATCATTAAAAGGGATATTTTTGAacgtgactcatgtaaacaccttaatcagaatattgtcttactcagaataaggtcaataattagattactgctgtccatgtaaacttaGTCATTGATTAAGATCTCTTTCTTAGTAGCGCCCTAGCTGTCTACTAGGGTGTGTtcctctgtttaaaaaaagtaccaTTACTCTGTTTACAAAGTACCAAAGTACCATGATTATGATACCACAATAGTTAAGCTGACCTTATGTTTTTGCACTCAGAATATCTTGAGAGGTTTGACTGTGCCACAGCAGCAGTAAGCCTACGCTTACAGCAGGGGTCAGTGTAGCCCTTATGTAGCCTCCAACAACCATCTTCCAGTGCAACAGCGTTCCTactttacacataaaatgtactttataaCCTTGTACACATTTACCCAGTAAAACAACGGAGGACCATTCTTGGCTTCAGCAAGTTAGTGCATCTGGGAAGAGTTATAAGTCATTTAATTTATGCACAAAAAATGAATgattcttctttccttcttgaTTCTTTGTGGCCTGACATAATTATACAATCTgcatacataatacataattggtaaaataataataataataataataataataataataaatacgtaaataatgttcattttcCTTAAGGCAGTCAGTCATCTTCAGAGAGCTGCCTCACAGAGCTACATCAGTTGTCCTTCATATTCCAGTAAGCCGTGTGTTATCATTTCCTGCTGTTCATTCTTACAATGGCCCTTTTGTCTTTGGGAATTCATTGCATATTCTCATTCAGCATTCACACTGACTTCTCTCTTTAAAATATGGCATTAGGGACATTAGTGTAGGAGTCTCTTTCTCAATCTGAATCTCAACAAGTATGATGGACTAATACAAaacagatgagagagagaaatagtttgtatatattgtaacattatttttgacaggtcaaaggtcaaaaagatacatattctcactctctatatctaggtcaaaggtcatgatcataaaatatatatatagttatgttaaatctggatcacatccattcctgacacaaatgttaccatacatggtacggccatatgtattccagacaccacACATGTtgcacatgttctttctaacactttGAGGTAGgtcagaaaaatatatatagttatgttaaatctggatcacatacattcctgtcacaaacgttaccatacatggtacggccatatgtattccagacacccacacacgttgcaaacgttctttctaacactctgaggtaggtcaataaatatatatagttatgttaaatctggatcacatacattcctgacacaaacgttaccatacctggtacggccatatgtattccagacacccacacacgttgcacacacatattctcactctctatatctaggtcaaaggtcatgatcataaaatatatatatagttatgttaaatctggatcacatccattcctgacacaaatgttaccatacatggtacggccatatgtattccagacaccacacacgttgcacatgttctttctaacactctgaggtaggtcagaaaaatatatatagttatgttaaatcgggttcccatctattcctgacacaaatgttaccatacatggtacggccatatgtattccagacacccacacacattgcacacatattctttctaacactctgaggtaggtctaggtcataaaaatatatatagttatgttaaatctggatcacatacattcctgacacaaacgttaccatacctggtacggccatatgtattccagacacccacacacgttgcacacacatattcttTCTaactctctgaggtaggtctaggtcataaaaatatatatagttatgttaaatcgggttcccatctattcctgacacaaacgttaccacaCATGGTATggccatatgtattccagacacccacacacgttgcacacacatgttctttcttttcacatagaatatgaaacactctgaggtaggtcataaaaaatatatatagttatgttaaatctggatcacatccattcctgacacaaattttaccatacatggtatggcCGTGTGTATTACACATCCACAATTAATCTTTTCCACCTCAGGTTATTCTCAGGCCAAGTCGGCTCTAGAGCCTAAGCACAGGACAGACGTTCCCTACTAAGGCACTCTCAGGCCTAGTAGGCCTCGGAGTCTAAGCACAAGGAAAGACGTTCCCTACTAAGGCTCATTTGTGAGCATTACTGTGACATAATCTTATACACTGGTTGCATAAGAGTTTACTAAGGCATTGTATTGAGTCAAACATTTCCTTACATACTAAATGTCTAATTGCTGATTTATTACTTGGCTGCTGTGGTTAAATGCTGATTTATACACTCCTCTACTGAAAGATACAGTACTCTTCTAACTCAATTCATACTTATATTTACTTGATTAGAAAATACTCTATACTGTTTATAATTGTGGCACAAGTAGaatcagttatttttttaataacattaacttTTTTCCACCTCAGGTCATTCTTAGGCTAAGTCGGCATTAGAGCTCAAGCTCGAGCACAGTCGTTTCCGACTAATGCACTTTTGTGAACATTACTGTGACATAATCTTATACATTggtagagagagatagtttgtatataatgtaaccttagttttgacaggtataggtcaaaggtcaaaaagatacacattctaactctctatatctagatcaaaggtcatgatcataaaaatatttatagttatgttaaatcgggatcaCACACATTCGTGAcgcaaacgttaccatacatggtatggccatgtgtattccagacacccacacacgttgcacacatgttctttcttttcacatagaatatgaaactctctgtggtaggtcataaaaatatatatagttatgttaaatctggatcacatccattcgtgacacaaacgttaccatacctggtacggccatatgttttccacccacacacgttgcacacatggcctttctaacactctgtggtaggtcacaaaatatatatatagttatgttaaatctggatcacatccaatCGTGACAgaaatgttaccatacatggtacggccatatgttttccacccacacaagttgcacacacatgttctttctaacactctgaggtaggtcataaaaatatatatatagttatgttaaatctggatcacatccattcgtgacagaaacgttaccatacatggtacggccatatgttttccacccacacaagttgcacacacatgttctttctaacactctgaggtaggtcataatatatatatatagttatgttaaatctggatcacatacattcgtgacacaaacgttaccatacctggtacggccatatatgttccacccacacacgttgcacacatgttctttctaacactctgtggtaggtcataaaaatatatatagttatgttaaatcgggttcccatctattcctgacacaaacgttactagttatgttaaatcgggatcccatccattcctgacacaaatgttactatacatggaatggccatgtgtatcacacacagacatccaaacaaaaatatgacacacacaaacacactttattttcacattatttaaaaggaatttaagtgttatgtactaaattaccatgattatgaacacaagttgttaagttgacaatcatttttaaaattacgtttctccatttagattgtctggagtagaatgcagtcttttaaaccaggaaaaatgactgcctttaagtttaataacaatagtaagtaaaatccagtgtgatttacattacaaatctcatacgtaacatctctgcaggatttatagacgttaaagcactgaatgaaatgagcaatatagacaaaaaagaaacactctgtgtctactacttttatctctctcatagaactatccacagtccaaaggctgtggagctagaaggctacgtgtgcgaatgacaaaagattttaaaaaataaaataaaaaatgtatcaatacatgaaattagattacacaatgtagttgaggtttacatgaataagcagaaatgtaatcatgcttatctttcctatagcacaaatgaaaagccctctctagatgagcagatttgtcaaatgaaactttttccttcttatccactgctatggtaaactaaagagtagatattcaaattacactgctaaatatgactagcattagctacgtgtagttgtgcaaaatagtccatcaaa
This Ictalurus furcatus strain D&B chromosome 1, Billie_1.0, whole genome shotgun sequence DNA region includes the following protein-coding sequences:
- the LOC128609750 gene encoding uncharacterized protein LOC128609750; its protein translation is MAPKYTDLELAINTIVTQFHEASANDGATLTVEEFQGMLSKELPTVTPKDQEDLTKMLKEMDVTEGQGVTFENFWKLVNSLASTQFGLLQKDKSVKCACLLL